From Streptomyces sp. NBC_01754, a single genomic window includes:
- the tpx gene encoding thiol peroxidase, with translation MEIRTSTERTGVTTFRGTPVTLLGPEIARGDRAPDFTVLGNDMAPVHSSSLSGTTRVISVVPSLETPVCDTQTRRFNEAVAELGGASVLTVSVDLPFAQARWCGAAGVDGVRTLSDHRDLSFGLAYGVAIKEFRLLARAVFVVDAADTVVHAEYVPEVGQLPDLDAAVNAARTAGTARRAAGRTT, from the coding sequence ATGGAGATCAGGACGAGCACCGAACGCACCGGGGTCACGACCTTCAGAGGCACACCGGTGACCCTGCTCGGCCCGGAAATCGCCCGCGGCGACCGGGCACCGGACTTCACCGTGCTGGGCAACGACATGGCACCGGTCCACTCCTCCTCGCTCAGCGGCACCACACGGGTCATCTCGGTCGTCCCGTCACTGGAGACACCCGTCTGCGACACGCAGACACGCCGCTTCAACGAGGCCGTGGCCGAACTCGGTGGGGCGTCGGTGCTGACCGTGTCGGTGGACCTGCCGTTCGCCCAGGCCCGCTGGTGCGGTGCGGCGGGCGTCGACGGGGTGCGGACCCTGTCCGACCACCGCGACCTCTCGTTCGGCCTGGCCTACGGCGTGGCGATCAAGGAGTTCCGGCTGCTGGCCCGCGCGGTGTTCGTGGTGGACGCCGCGGACACGGTGGTCCACGCCGAGTACGTCCCGGAGGTCGGGCAGCTCCCGGACCTCGACGCCGCGGTGA